A genomic stretch from Haloarchaeobius amylolyticus includes:
- a CDS encoding AAA family ATPase produces MVIRIESLTVENLRCFRGEHRLDLDRSDEPSIDVVLGSNGLGKTTLADSIHLCLTGEFDDEAPLVTYELVDELSPGEEISAKVSTVIADSEISRRFRFTRKFQTSETRRGPVNSVDSLQVKEEQNGEWVSTSSSEAINTMFPLPAFTFSKLDAESSVGIDDPWGGTSWSELVEAVGEAAARQSAARGTDLPEYFANDYDLGDEMISRINDLLPELDQRDLYHVEERQDGLVARRKENGSPKEMAALSAGGQMIISNAAALVAGEVMPAIPPLIGDTMFGRVDHATRERMFEAINQADRQVLLFCTNAELDGFDLSPMFKLKQREKGRESKIVAAD; encoded by the coding sequence GTGGTTATTCGTATTGAGTCTCTCACTGTAGAGAACCTGCGATGCTTCCGTGGCGAGCACCGGCTGGATCTCGACCGAAGCGACGAACCCAGTATCGACGTGGTGCTAGGCTCCAACGGCCTGGGCAAAACCACGTTAGCCGATTCGATACATCTCTGTCTCACCGGGGAGTTCGACGACGAAGCTCCTTTAGTCACCTACGAACTGGTCGACGAGCTCTCTCCTGGTGAAGAAATCTCTGCCAAGGTCTCGACCGTAATCGCTGACAGCGAAATCAGTCGACGGTTCCGTTTCACCCGTAAGTTCCAGACGTCCGAGACACGCCGGGGGCCGGTCAACTCCGTGGACTCGCTACAGGTCAAAGAGGAGCAGAATGGTGAATGGGTCAGCACCAGCTCGTCAGAGGCGATAAACACAATGTTCCCGCTTCCTGCCTTCACGTTTTCTAAGCTGGACGCGGAATCCTCGGTTGGGATTGATGACCCTTGGGGCGGCACCAGTTGGAGCGAACTTGTCGAAGCCGTAGGCGAAGCAGCAGCCCGACAGTCAGCAGCACGCGGCACAGATCTCCCCGAATACTTCGCCAACGACTACGACCTCGGAGACGAGATGATCAGTCGGATCAACGACCTGCTCCCAGAACTTGATCAACGTGACTTGTACCACGTTGAGGAGAGGCAGGATGGTCTCGTCGCTCGCAGAAAAGAAAATGGCTCCCCGAAAGAGATGGCCGCCCTCTCTGCGGGGGGTCAGATGATCATCTCAAATGCCGCCGCTTTGGTTGCTGGCGAGGTCATGCCTGCGATCCCTCCGCTGATCGGAGATACGATGTTCGGTCGCGTGGATCATGCTACCAGAGAACGGATGTTCGAGGCCATTAACCAGGCAGACCGGCAGGTCCTGTTGTTCTGCACCAACGCTGAACTGGATGGGTTCGATCTTTCTCCCATGTTCAAACTCAAACAGCGTGAGAAAGGTAGAGAGAGTAAGATTGTTGCCGCTGATTAG
- a CDS encoding MarR family transcriptional regulator, whose translation MTQADERVLEFLHEKDIVASPPVIAANINYTSEYISRRCKRLSDGGLLQRVDPKNYKVTELGEQYLAGELEKEDVELE comes from the coding sequence ATGACACAAGCTGATGAGCGGGTTCTAGAGTTTCTCCACGAGAAAGACATCGTCGCGTCTCCCCCGGTGATTGCTGCCAATATTAATTATACCAGTGAATATATTTCACGGAGATGTAAGCGATTATCTGATGGAGGACTTCTACAGCGAGTTGATCCTAAAAATTACAAAGTTACTGAACTCGGTGAGCAATATCTTGCTGGAGAGTTAGAAAAGGAAGACGTAGAATTGGAATGA